In Lotus japonicus ecotype B-129 chromosome 5, LjGifu_v1.2, one genomic interval encodes:
- the LOC130720800 gene encoding probable cinnamyl alcohol dehydrogenase 6, whose translation MAQTTPNHTQTVSGWAAHDTSGKITPFTFKRRENGVNDVTFKILYCGICHTDLHYAKNEWGITNYPVVPGHEMIGVITKVGSAVKGFKEGDRVGVGCLAATCLDCEHCNDDQENYCEKLQFSYNGVFWDGSITYGGYSSMMVADYRYVVHIPENLPMDAAAPLLCAGITVFSPLKDHDLVSSPGKKIGVVGLGGLGHIAVKFGKAFGHHVTVISTSPSKEAEAKQRLGADDFILSTNQQHLQSARRSLDFVLDTVSAEHSLLPLLELLKVNGTLFIVGAPDKPLQLPAFPLIFGKRSVKGGIIGGIKETQEMLDVCGKHNITCDIELITPDRINEAMERLAKNDVRYRFVIDIAGSSNN comes from the exons ATGGCTCAGACTACACCAAATCACACACAAACCGTGTCTGGTTGGGCAGCTCATGATACTTCTGGCAAGATTACTCCATTCACATTCAAAAGAAG GGAGAACGGGGTTAACGATGTGACCTTCAAGATCTTGTACTGTGGGATTTGCCACACTGACCTCCACTATGCCAAAAATGAATGGGGTATCACTAATTACCCTGTTGTACCCGG GCACGAGATGATTGGGGTGATAACCAAGGTGGGAAGTGCTGTGAAGGGGTTCAAGGAAGGAGACAGAGTAGGGGTGGGGTGTTTGGCAGCAACTTGTTTGGATTGTGAGCACTGCAACGATGACCAAGAGAATTACTGTGAAAAGTTGCAGTTTAGTTACAATGGAGTTTTCTGGGATGGCAGCATCACCTATGGTGGTTACTCCTCCATGATGGTTGCAGATTACAG GTATGTGGTACACATTCCGGAAAACCTGCCAATGGACGCAGCAGCTCCTCTACTGTGCGCAGGAATAACAGTGTTTAGTCCCTTGAAAGACCATGACTTGGTATCATCACCAGGGAAAAAGATTGGGGTGGTTGGTTTGGGAGGCCTTGGACACATAGCCGTCAAATTTGGAAAAGCATTTGGCCACCATGTTACTGTCATCAGCACTTCTCCTTCCAAAGAAGCTGAAGCTAAGCAGCGTTTGGGTGCTGATGATTTCATACTCAGCACCAACCAACAACACTTGCAG AGTGCAAGGAGAAGCCTTGATTTCGTTTTGGACACTGTATCAGCAGAGCATTCTCTGTTGCCTCTATTGGAATTGCTCAAAGTGAACGGGACTTTGTTTATTGTGGGTGCACCGGACAAGCCACTTCAGTTACCTGCTTTCCCATTGATATTTG GGAAGAGATCAGTGAAAGGTGGCATCATCGGAGGAATTAAAGAGACGCAGGAAATGTTGGATGTTTGTGGGAAGCACAATATAACATGTGACATTGAGTTGATCACACCAGATAGAATCAATGAGGCTATGGAGCGTCTTGCTAAGAATGATGTCCGCTACCGTTTTGTCATTGACATTGCCGGCAGCTCAAATAATTGA
- the LOC130721249 gene encoding peroxidase 64-like, with product MEAIATVMIMLIISTVSFTSLASGLSSNYYDHTCPHVDSIVSSAVHKATTNDKTVPAALLRMHFHDCFIRGCDASVLLESKGKNKAEKDGPPNISLHAFYVIDNAKKAVEAVCPGVVSCADIVALAARDAVTLSGGPTWEVPKGRKDGRISKATETRQLPAPTFNISQLQQSFSQRGLSLEDLVALSGGHTLGFAHCSSFQNRIHKFSTKQSIDPSMNPSFANSLRKICPSHNNVRNAGSPLDSSSSCFDNAYFKQLLQGKSIFSSDQALLTHPHTKALVSKFAHSQEEFNRAFVTSMIKMSSIVNGGGGEIRLDCKFVR from the exons aTGGAAGCTATTGCTACAGTGATGATCATGCTAATCATAAGTACTGTGTCCTTCACTTCTCTAGCGAGTGGACTAAGTTCGAATTACTATGACCACACGTGCCCTCATGTAGACTCCATCGTCTCCAGTGCTGTACATAAAGCAACCACCAATGACAAAACTGTCCCTGCTGCTCTGCTTCGCATGCATTTTCATGATTGCTTCATAAGG GGTTGTGATGCCTCTGTTCTGCTGGAATCAAAGGGAAAGAACAAAGCAGAAAAAGATGGGCCTCCTAACATTTCTTTGCATGCATTCTATGTCATTGACAATGCTAAGAAAGCAGTAGAAGCTGTTTGCCCTGGTGTTGTATCTTGTGCTGATATTGTGGCTCTTGCTGCTAGGGACGCTGTTACACTG TCTGGAGGGCCCACTTGGGAAGTACCAAAAGGAAGAAAGGATGGTAGAATATCAAAGGCCACTGAAACCAGACAATTGCCAGCTCCTACTTTCAACATCTCCCAATTGCAACAAAGCTTTTCTCAAAGAGGCCTTTCCTTGGAAGATCTCGTAGCCCTCTCAG GGGGTCACACACTTGGGTTCGCTCACTGTTCATCCTTTCAGAACAGAATACACAAGTTCAGCACCAAACAGAGCATTGACCCATCCATGAACCCATCATTCGCAAACAGCCTCCGAAAAATATGTCCCTCTCACAACAATGTAAGAAATGCAGGGTCCCCTTTGGATTCTAGCTCCAGTTGCTTTGACAATGCTTATTTCAAGCAACTCCTCCAAGGAAAAAGCATATTCTCTTCTGATCAGGCACTGCTCACTCATCCTCACACGAAAGCATTGGTTTCCAAGTTTGCTCATTCCCAAGAGGAATTTAACAGAGCCTTTGTTACGTCCATGATCAAGATGAGCAGCATCGTCaacggtggaggaggagagatcaGGCTCGACTGTAAATTCGTTAGATGA
- the LOC130718437 gene encoding UPF0496 protein At1g20180-like, producing the protein MRSMTCTGWFCSLRRPGRSQKECDVERKLNVNEEYREAFRTKSYIEICNKAQGQLGNTSTKIPSSSTPSSSVPLCTTHLTEFLLEPRQEIITNMKVHRLVVDYFEASLEACRCCDTILEAIQSTRQAYRSLTRVVKLSKGAHLDCKAQKNDDHDIDIDIYKDIASFALQNNPLSNVVSAVQFREIRDGHMALMHRLILKRGRIRRRLNVKRVGKNVGGIVLVTSHGVVLIILLVFCFHSVVGLVVAPSIVCGLVGLFMKRISKARGNNEKVITTRSSNSNSDERLCEQLDVAAKGVYIVINDLDTMSRMVKRLHDEVEHRKTVAGVCVRNNGKWEILKRVVCEFRDRESSFLEQLGELEEHVYLCFLTINRSRRLVMQEITDTKL; encoded by the exons ATGAGATCCATGACATGCACCGGGTGGTTTTGTTCTCTGAGAAGACCAG GTAGATCACAGAAAGAATGTGACGTGGAAAGGAAGCTAAACGTGAACGAAGAATATCGTGAAGCATTCAGAACAAAGTCTTACATCGAAATATGCAACAAAGCACAAGGCCAGTTAGGGAATACAAGTACCAAAATACCCTCTTCCTCAACACCTTCTTCTTCAGTTCCTTTATGCACGACGCATCTCACTGAGTTTTTGCTTGAACCTCGACAAGAGATTATAACAAACATGAAGGTGCACCGTCTTGTGGTGGACTACTTCGAAGCAAGCTTAGAAGCATGTCGTTGTTGTGACACCATTCTTGAAGCAATCCAATCGACGCGACAAGCTTATCGAAGTCTCACACGTGTTGTTAAGCTAAGCAAAGGAGCCCACCTCGATTGCAAAGCCCAGAAGAATGATGAtcatgatattgatattgatatctATAAAGATATTGCTTCCTTTGCCTTGCAAAACAATCCTCTGTCCAACGTTGTTAGCGCCGTGCAGTTCCGTGAAATCCGTGACGGACACATGGCGCTCATGCATAGGCTGATATTGAAAAGAGGGAGAATCAGAAGAAGGTTAAATGTGAAGAGAGTTGGGAAAAACGTTGGAGGAATCGTTCTTGTGACATCACATGGCGTTGTTCTGATTATTCTCTTAGTATTTTGTTTCCACAGCGTGGTTGGGTTGGTGGTCGCACCGAGCATCGTGTGTGGATTAGTTGGTTTGTTCATGAAGAGAATTAGTAAAGCACGTGGTAATAATGAAAAAGTAATTACCACGCGCTCTTCTAATTCTAATTCTGATGAGAGGTTGTGCGAGCAACTTGATGTTGCTGCGAAAGGGGTTTATATTGTGATCAATGATTTGGACACTATGAGCAGGATGGTGAAGAGGTTGCATGATGAGGTGGAGCATAGGAAAACAGTTGCTGGTGTTTGTGTGAGGAATAATGGGAAGTGGGAGATTTTGAAGCGGGTGGTGTGTGAGTTTCGTGACCGGGAGTCTAGCTTTTTGGAGCAGCTGGGAGAGCTTGAGGAACATGTTTACTTGTGCTTTCTCACCATCAACAGGTCCAGGAGGCTCGTTATGCAAGAAATTACGGACACGAAACTCTAA